Proteins encoded by one window of Desulfovibrio sp. Fe33:
- a CDS encoding type II secretion system F family protein — protein sequence MNDQILPLFAAGIGFVSVLLAGYGLMGYLSGASDSARLKERVSGTAVKRSDALTAPLGNAMKRFAELFGRLGTKIGPTEAAEIDKSRLRLIQAGLRKPDSYKIFQGLKGFLAVGLGGGFLLFRFLFMPDMALPMTGFGFVLLAAVGVYGPEYWLSKKISRRKMDVGDELPDALDLLVVCVESGMGLDQAVDRVCQEMRTSGPIISSEFKLLTLELRAGKSRVEALRSMAERVGLDDLNSLTSLLIQADAFGISVGRTLRVYSDAMRVKRSQRAEEKAAKMPVLLLLPLVTFILPSLFVAILGPAVIMSLDMFVEMNKQ from the coding sequence ATGAACGATCAGATTCTTCCCCTGTTCGCGGCGGGTATCGGCTTCGTCTCCGTGCTCCTGGCCGGATATGGACTCATGGGCTACCTGAGCGGCGCAAGCGATTCAGCGCGGCTCAAGGAGCGGGTCTCGGGCACGGCCGTAAAGCGGTCCGACGCCCTGACCGCGCCGTTGGGCAACGCCATGAAGAGATTCGCGGAATTGTTCGGCAGGCTGGGCACCAAGATCGGTCCCACCGAGGCCGCCGAGATCGACAAGAGTCGTCTGCGCCTCATCCAGGCCGGGCTGCGCAAGCCCGATTCGTACAAGATTTTCCAGGGTCTCAAAGGCTTTCTGGCCGTGGGGCTGGGCGGAGGCTTCCTCCTCTTCCGGTTCTTGTTCATGCCCGACATGGCCCTGCCGATGACCGGCTTCGGTTTCGTCCTTTTGGCCGCCGTCGGTGTGTACGGCCCCGAGTACTGGCTGAGCAAGAAGATATCCAGGCGCAAGATGGATGTGGGCGATGAACTGCCCGACGCGCTTGATCTTCTCGTGGTCTGCGTGGAGTCCGGCATGGGCCTGGACCAGGCCGTGGACCGCGTCTGTCAGGAAATGAGAACCTCCGGGCCGATCATCAGTTCCGAATTCAAACTGCTCACCCTGGAGCTGCGTGCGGGCAAGTCCCGCGTCGAGGCGCTCCGTTCCATGGCCGAACGGGTGGGGCTGGACGACCTGAACAGCCTTACCTCCCTGCTCATCCAGGCCGACGCCTTCGGCATCAGCGTCGGGCGGACCCTCCGGGTCTATTCGGACGCCATGCGCGTCAAGCGCTCCCAGCGCGCCGAGGAAAAAGCCGCGAAGATGCCGGTGCTGCTGCTCCTGCCGCTCGTGACATTCATTCTTCCGTCCCTGTTCGTGGCCATCCTCGGACCGGCGGTCATCATGAGCTTGGATATGTTCGTCGAGATGAACAAACAATAG
- a CDS encoding DUF2721 domain-containing protein, whose protein sequence is MQMTVTTPALLFPAISLFMLAFTNRFLSLAARIRTLHDEYRRSPDKSILAQIDNLRTRVRMIRNMQVYGVLSMLACIFAMVCIFQEFMLAGQILFGASLLFLIVSMLYSFLEIRISIQALDILLQDMERR, encoded by the coding sequence ATGCAGATGACCGTCACCACTCCGGCCCTGCTCTTCCCCGCCATCTCCCTGTTCATGCTCGCCTTCACCAACCGCTTCCTCTCGCTGGCGGCGCGCATCCGCACCCTGCACGACGAATATCGGCGGTCGCCGGACAAATCCATTCTGGCCCAGATCGACAATCTGCGGACGCGAGTGCGCATGATACGGAACATGCAGGTATACGGCGTCCTGTCCATGCTCGCCTGCATCTTCGCCATGGTCTGCATTTTCCAGGAATTCATGCTCGCGGGGCAGATCCTGTTCGGCGCAAGCCTCCTCTTCCTGATAGTCTCCATGCTCTATTCATTCCTGGAAATCCGCATTTCCATCCAGGCCCTCGACATTCTCCTTCAGGACATGGAGCGACGCTGA
- a CDS encoding type II secretion system F family protein, with translation MTMTVVIAAVGVLFVFLLVMGIGSLMQSGSDKVDRRVKNRLRSMAISADLNAASVDLVLRESAMSEVPMFNRLLENMRWSAKFSRLMYQADAKGAPGMYLLLCMLLAVVGFYAGSFSGRLWVSLAAAILLGNIPVWLLMSKKRKRMDRFQKQLPEALDLMARALKAGHTFGGGMRMVADEFDGPIGPEFGKTLDEINYGMDVDRALSNLQERVDCPDLKFFVVSVNIQRETGGNLAEIIAKIAALVRERFALFGKIRVLSAEGRVSAYILVALPFLLTGILYVVNPDYVSLLWTRELGQNMVWAAIISTVFGALIIRKIIKIKV, from the coding sequence ATGACCATGACCGTCGTCATCGCCGCGGTAGGCGTGCTTTTCGTCTTCCTGCTCGTCATGGGTATCGGTTCGCTCATGCAGTCCGGTTCCGACAAGGTCGACCGCCGGGTCAAGAACCGTCTCCGCTCTATGGCCATTTCCGCCGATCTCAATGCGGCTTCCGTGGACCTGGTCCTGCGCGAGTCCGCCATGAGCGAGGTGCCGATGTTCAACCGGCTCCTCGAAAACATGCGCTGGTCCGCCAAGTTCAGCAGGCTCATGTATCAGGCGGACGCCAAGGGCGCTCCGGGCATGTACCTGCTCCTTTGCATGTTGCTGGCGGTCGTCGGATTTTACGCGGGCAGCTTCTCCGGAAGGCTGTGGGTTTCGCTGGCTGCGGCCATCCTGCTCGGCAACATCCCGGTCTGGCTCCTCATGAGCAAGAAGCGCAAGCGCATGGACCGGTTCCAGAAGCAGCTCCCCGAGGCCCTTGATCTCATGGCGCGTGCGCTCAAGGCCGGACATACCTTCGGCGGCGGAATGCGCATGGTGGCCGACGAGTTCGACGGCCCCATCGGGCCCGAGTTCGGCAAGACCCTGGATGAAATCAACTACGGCATGGACGTGGACCGCGCTCTCTCCAACCTGCAGGAGCGGGTGGACTGCCCGGACCTCAAGTTCTTCGTCGTCTCGGTGAACATCCAGCGCGAAACCGGCGGCAACCTGGCCGAAATCATCGCCAAGATAGCCGCCCTGGTGCGCGAGCGGTTCGCCCTGTTCGGCAAGATTCGAGTGCTCTCGGCGGAAGGGCGGGTGTCCGCATACATCCTCGTGGCCCTGCCGTTCCTGCTGACCGGCATCCTGTACGTGGTCAACCCGGATTACGTCAGTCTGCTGTGGACCCGGGAACTTGGTCAGAACATGGTCTGGGCCGCAATCATTTCCACGGTCTTCGGCGCGCTCATCATCCGCAAGATCATCAAGATCAAGGTGTAG
- a CDS encoding AAA family ATPase, with the protein MNSRVIPISLAVIDKEQRDRLEKMIDANPMVRLAADDSDEMGVLIYEPGDSVEEDMPHIIHALESGQAEDVYLTGSAADPEILIRAMRSGIREFLEFPVAENDLRAAVLRTAMRTSLGVDETDKGRILTVMGCKSGMGTTTLAVNLACVLNESAPGRTVLLDLRQPMGETPYFLDLKYDYTWGDLVADISRLDATYLRSVMAEHESGLHVLPGPVSADRPDAQTLLLILEQLRSGYDFVVVDASTPGDDELPKEVELADSILLTMQLSLPCLAHVARLVDSLGGQDPDTDRRLRVIANRVTRNASIGIAEAAEVLGREIAWAIPEDGEPVLSAINQGTPLIQAFPKSSSAKAVRAVAKGFAPEAKKAGKGFGLPFASFFRKKGKDSDTNDNLAGAAL; encoded by the coding sequence ATGAACAGCAGAGTGATACCCATATCGCTGGCAGTCATCGACAAGGAGCAGCGGGATCGTCTGGAAAAGATGATCGACGCCAATCCCATGGTTCGGCTGGCAGCCGACGATTCGGACGAGATGGGCGTGCTCATCTACGAGCCCGGCGACTCCGTCGAGGAGGACATGCCGCACATCATCCACGCCCTGGAGTCCGGTCAGGCCGAAGACGTCTACCTGACGGGCAGCGCCGCCGACCCCGAAATCCTTATTCGGGCCATGCGTAGCGGCATTCGCGAATTTCTGGAATTTCCCGTGGCCGAGAACGACCTGCGCGCGGCTGTCCTGCGCACCGCCATGCGCACGAGCCTGGGCGTGGACGAAACGGACAAGGGGCGCATCCTCACCGTCATGGGCTGCAAGTCCGGCATGGGGACCACCACCCTGGCCGTGAACCTGGCCTGCGTCCTGAACGAGAGCGCCCCCGGCCGCACGGTGCTTCTGGATCTCCGCCAGCCCATGGGCGAGACGCCCTATTTCCTGGACCTCAAGTACGATTACACCTGGGGCGACCTGGTTGCCGACATCTCCCGGCTGGACGCCACCTATCTGCGCAGCGTCATGGCGGAACACGAATCCGGCCTGCACGTCCTGCCCGGCCCGGTTTCCGCGGATCGGCCTGACGCCCAGACCCTGCTCCTCATTCTGGAACAGCTCCGCAGCGGATACGATTTCGTGGTAGTGGACGCTTCCACCCCCGGCGACGACGAGCTTCCCAAGGAAGTGGAGCTGGCGGATTCCATCCTGCTGACCATGCAGCTTTCCCTGCCGTGCCTGGCTCATGTGGCCCGGTTGGTCGATTCCCTCGGCGGGCAGGACCCGGACACGGACCGGAGGCTGCGAGTGATCGCCAACCGCGTGACCCGCAACGCCTCCATCGGCATCGCCGAGGCGGCCGAGGTCCTGGGCCGCGAGATAGCCTGGGCCATTCCCGAGGACGGAGAGCCCGTTCTTTCGGCCATCAATCAGGGCACCCCGCTGATCCAGGCCTTCCCCAAGTCGTCCTCGGCCAAGGCCGTACGGGCAGTGGCCAAGGGCTTCGCGCCCGAAGCGAAGAAGGCGGGCAAGGGCTTCGGCCTGCCGTTCGCCTCTTTCTTCCGCAAAAAGGGCAAGGACTCGGACACCAATGACAATCTGGCGGGAGCGGCATTATGA
- a CDS encoding CpaF family protein, whose amino-acid sequence MNLAERLNRNAVRRSASAAAPAAAKPKAKIKAKAEPQTVKAEAAEHYFDIKTRIHDRLIDMIDLSLLDSLAESEMRSEIGKVTEGLLWGEFRNAPLNLAERKRMLAEIQDEVIGLGPLEPYVQDPTVNDILVNGYRQIYVERSGKLELTPARFKDDDHLRKIIDRIVSRVGRRIDESQPLCDARLLDGSRVNAVIPPLAIDGPSLSIRKFSKDPLEVADLIGFNSLTPEMAMLMKGIVQTQLNVLISGGTGSGKTTLLNCLSRNVPEDERIVTIEDAAELQLKQEHLVRLETRPANIEGRGEITMRDLVKNCLRMRPDRIIVGEVRSAEALDMLQAMNTGHDGSLTTIHANTPRDALMRLETMISMAGLNLNALSMKRYISSAIDVIIQATRLVDGTRKVISIQEVTGMEGEMITMQEIFAFEQTGMSPEGKVEGYFTARGIRPKFAEKLERMGFPFPAEMFNVTPRPARKE is encoded by the coding sequence ATGAACCTCGCGGAACGATTGAACAGAAACGCGGTCAGGCGCAGCGCCTCCGCCGCCGCTCCGGCGGCGGCCAAGCCCAAGGCCAAGATCAAGGCGAAGGCAGAGCCCCAGACCGTCAAGGCCGAGGCCGCCGAACATTATTTCGACATCAAGACCCGCATTCACGACCGGCTTATCGACATGATCGACCTCTCGCTCCTGGACTCCCTGGCCGAGTCGGAGATGCGCAGCGAGATCGGCAAGGTCACCGAGGGGCTGCTTTGGGGCGAGTTCCGCAACGCGCCGCTGAACCTGGCCGAGCGCAAGCGGATGCTGGCCGAGATCCAGGACGAGGTCATCGGCCTGGGGCCGCTGGAGCCCTACGTGCAGGACCCCACGGTCAACGATATCCTGGTCAACGGCTACAGGCAGATATACGTCGAGCGGTCGGGCAAGCTCGAATTGACTCCGGCCCGGTTCAAGGACGACGACCATCTGCGCAAGATCATCGACCGCATCGTTTCCCGGGTGGGACGGCGCATCGACGAATCCCAGCCTTTGTGCGACGCCCGTCTGCTCGACGGCTCGCGCGTCAACGCGGTGATTCCTCCGTTGGCCATCGACGGCCCGTCGCTCTCCATCCGTAAATTTTCCAAGGACCCGCTGGAAGTGGCCGACCTCATCGGCTTCAACTCCCTGACGCCGGAAATGGCCATGCTCATGAAGGGCATCGTGCAGACCCAGCTCAACGTGCTCATCTCCGGCGGCACCGGCTCGGGCAAGACCACGCTGCTCAACTGCCTGTCGCGCAACGTGCCCGAGGACGAGCGCATCGTGACCATCGAGGACGCGGCGGAATTGCAGCTCAAGCAGGAGCATCTGGTCCGTCTGGAGACCCGCCCGGCCAACATCGAGGGGCGCGGCGAGATCACCATGCGCGATCTGGTCAAGAACTGCCTGCGTATGCGCCCCGACCGCATCATCGTCGGCGAGGTCCGCTCGGCCGAGGCCCTGGACATGCTCCAGGCCATGAACACCGGTCACGACGGCTCGCTGACCACCATTCACGCCAACACCCCGCGCGACGCGCTCATGCGTCTCGAAACCATGATCTCCATGGCCGGGCTGAATCTCAACGCCCTTTCCATGAAGCGCTACATCTCCTCGGCCATCGACGTCATCATCCAGGCCACCAGGCTTGTGGACGGCACCAGGAAGGTCATTTCCATCCAGGAAGTGACCGGCATGGAAGGGGAGATGATAACCATGCAGGAGATTTTCGCCTTCGAGCAGACCGGCATGAGCCCGGAAGGCAAAGTCGAAGGGTACTTCACCGCCCGGGGCATCCGGCCCAAGTTCGCCGAGAAGCTGGAGCGCATGGGATTCCCGTTCCCTGCGGAGATGTTCAACGTGACCCCCCGGCCCGCGAGGAAGGAGTAA
- a CDS encoding SPOR domain-containing protein → MKKLFILAVVVIAGLALSGCANKSLNDKTFDELAYGDDSSINLTSEQHEQVGDGYSRRAKPEMAMVHFNKAIELDNGNLAARIKRGNLLLSQGLDEQALAEFNTVLKMAPDHAIANEAAGCVYFRAGLYGEAETHLSRAVSLNPMLWKAHNFLGILYDRAGRYEKAAEEFSAALELHQGNGAEDIYNNLGVVYIARQQYDKAVETFRLALKNGGVSARTYNNLGLALARSGRLDEAIESFKYAGGEAKANNNLGYVLLTENQPGMAVPYFEKALELSPRYYVKAADNLKRARLSARFQDTGNQFSGSTPNPLLRQSFPDPKQNPGEPVASPASAGSPSSSVAVVETSETIVEAPKTVITTAVKEEGSGGENITSRQKSYGLHVSSWNNRKNAVAHCEELRRQGFETWINQVDLADKGVWYRVLVGNFASAREARAERADVLAILNLDNAQVYERTDSMPAASAQL, encoded by the coding sequence ATGAAGAAGCTTTTCATCCTGGCAGTTGTTGTTATCGCCGGGCTCGCCCTGTCCGGTTGCGCGAACAAGTCCCTCAACGACAAGACCTTCGACGAACTGGCCTATGGCGACGATTCCTCGATCAATCTGACAAGCGAGCAGCATGAGCAGGTCGGCGACGGCTATTCCCGCCGCGCCAAGCCCGAGATGGCCATGGTGCATTTCAACAAGGCCATAGAGCTCGACAACGGCAACCTCGCGGCCCGCATCAAGCGCGGCAATCTGCTGCTCTCCCAGGGGCTGGATGAACAGGCCCTGGCGGAATTCAATACGGTCCTCAAGATGGCCCCGGACCACGCCATCGCCAACGAAGCCGCCGGCTGCGTGTACTTTCGGGCCGGGCTGTACGGCGAGGCCGAGACGCATCTGAGCCGCGCCGTGTCCCTTAATCCCATGCTCTGGAAGGCCCACAATTTCCTGGGAATCCTGTATGACCGCGCAGGCCGCTACGAAAAGGCCGCCGAAGAGTTCTCCGCCGCCCTCGAATTGCATCAGGGCAACGGCGCGGAGGATATCTACAACAATCTGGGCGTGGTTTACATCGCCCGCCAGCAATACGACAAGGCGGTTGAAACGTTCCGCCTGGCATTGAAGAACGGGGGCGTTTCCGCCCGCACCTACAACAACCTCGGTCTCGCCCTCGCCCGCTCGGGCCGCCTGGACGAGGCCATCGAATCCTTCAAGTACGCCGGTGGCGAAGCCAAGGCCAACAACAATCTCGGGTACGTCCTGCTGACGGAAAACCAGCCGGGCATGGCCGTACCGTATTTCGAGAAGGCGCTTGAGCTGTCCCCCCGCTACTATGTGAAGGCCGCCGATAACCTGAAGCGCGCCCGACTGTCGGCCCGCTTCCAGGATACCGGCAACCAATTCAGTGGTTCCACCCCGAACCCTCTGCTTCGTCAGTCCTTCCCCGACCCGAAGCAGAACCCCGGCGAGCCTGTGGCATCTCCCGCGTCCGCAGGCTCGCCTTCCTCCTCCGTGGCGGTCGTCGAGACCTCGGAAACGATCGTCGAGGCTCCGAAAACGGTCATCACGACGGCCGTGAAGGAGGAGGGTTCCGGGGGTGAGAATATAACTTCCCGGCAGAAGTCCTATGGACTGCACGTCAGCTCCTGGAACAACCGCAAGAACGCCGTCGCCCATTGCGAGGAGCTCCGCAGGCAGGGATTCGAAACCTGGATCAACCAGGTCGACCTCGCCGACAAGGGCGTCTGGTATCGCGTTCTGGTGGGCAACTTCGCCTCGGCCAGGGAGGCCCGTGCCGAACGAGCCGACGTGCTGGCCATCCTGAACCTCGATAACGCGCAGGTCTACGAGCGCACGGACTCCATGCCCGCCGCTTCTGCGCAGCTTTAG
- a CDS encoding response regulator: MAERTNRFRVLTVDHDESMRMLYRDILCYESEEPSALEALFGDDARLPSREEIDEDAVRPVFEVVQAMDAESGYMAMEHSIARGEPFSIALVDIHLSDLGAALSGLELAESLRSLDPNVEIVLLSARHDVPLKEFNKRVQPPEKLLFVQKPFRSPELKQIALSLGSKWDAENRLRDLNETLASKVEARTSELNAANRRLRLDIAKRAAVLRELQASEKRYRLLFERNITGNFAADPDGGILDCNATFAEMFNFLSPRDALGANIFELWDRAGGGEPLRDLLAVPGRMSNQEVVFTRGALRRHLLVSCDTVTDAEGEPVEVRGYLFDISEPKRLEEQLRQSQKMEALGTLAGGIAHDFNNILGVILGYAEIIESSAEPDSGLERRIQEISRAGRRARDLVTQILNFSRQGPQERHSMTLTPLIKEALKLLRSSVPSNVEIITRFETDRDQVMADPTQMHQILLNLCGNASQAMQVTGGAMTLTLADVRPDDPVLPPGDLGKAERFVRLTVADTGPGIDPDVAERVFDPFFTTKKQGEGTGMGLAMVHGIVKRHDGYVELENRPGSGAAFHVFLPRSSETERPDADIPADLVFREGRILFVDDEKPLTDIGREMLESFGFQVVTRTSSIEALEAFKFRADDFDLIITDQSMPNMTGMEFAREVLKIRADIPIILCTGFSDAVSYDRLRDIGIGDFIMKPILKHDLMASISRLLSGE; encoded by the coding sequence TTGGCCGAACGCACCAACCGCTTCCGCGTTCTCACCGTGGACCATGACGAGTCCATGCGTATGCTTTACCGCGATATCCTCTGCTACGAGAGCGAGGAGCCGTCGGCCCTGGAGGCGTTGTTCGGCGACGACGCGCGCCTGCCGTCCCGGGAGGAGATCGACGAGGACGCGGTCCGGCCGGTTTTCGAAGTGGTCCAGGCAATGGATGCCGAGAGCGGGTATATGGCCATGGAACACTCCATCGCCAGGGGCGAGCCGTTCTCCATCGCGCTCGTCGACATTCATCTTTCCGATCTGGGCGCGGCGTTGAGCGGCCTCGAACTGGCCGAGAGCCTGCGGAGCCTGGACCCGAACGTGGAAATCGTGCTCCTTTCGGCCCGCCACGATGTTCCACTCAAGGAATTCAACAAGAGGGTCCAGCCGCCCGAGAAGCTGCTCTTCGTCCAGAAACCGTTCCGCTCCCCGGAGCTGAAGCAGATCGCCTTGTCCCTCGGTTCCAAGTGGGATGCGGAAAATCGGCTGCGGGACCTGAACGAGACCCTGGCCAGCAAGGTCGAGGCCCGGACCAGCGAACTCAATGCGGCCAACAGGCGGCTGCGGCTGGACATAGCCAAACGCGCGGCGGTCCTGCGCGAGTTGCAGGCTTCGGAGAAGCGCTACCGGCTGCTTTTCGAGAGGAACATCACCGGCAACTTCGCGGCCGACCCGGACGGCGGCATTCTGGACTGCAACGCGACGTTTGCCGAAATGTTCAACTTCCTTTCGCCCAGGGACGCCCTGGGAGCGAACATCTTCGAACTGTGGGACCGGGCCGGGGGCGGGGAGCCCCTGCGCGACCTGCTGGCCGTTCCCGGGCGCATGTCCAATCAGGAGGTAGTCTTCACGCGCGGCGCGCTCAGGCGGCATCTTCTGGTCAGTTGCGACACGGTGACCGACGCCGAGGGCGAGCCGGTTGAGGTTCGCGGTTATCTTTTCGACATCTCCGAGCCCAAGCGGCTCGAGGAGCAGTTGCGTCAATCCCAGAAGATGGAAGCCCTGGGCACCCTGGCCGGGGGTATCGCCCACGACTTCAACAACATCCTGGGCGTCATTCTGGGCTACGCGGAGATCATCGAGTCGTCCGCCGAGCCTGATTCCGGCCTGGAGCGGCGTATTCAGGAGATATCCAGGGCGGGCCGCCGGGCGCGCGACCTGGTCACGCAGATTCTCAATTTCTCCCGGCAAGGGCCGCAGGAACGGCACTCCATGACCCTGACTCCGCTCATCAAGGAGGCCCTGAAACTGCTCAGGTCCAGCGTGCCCTCCAACGTGGAGATCATCACCCGGTTCGAAACCGACCGGGATCAGGTCATGGCCGATCCCACCCAGATGCATCAGATTCTGCTCAACCTCTGCGGCAACGCCTCCCAGGCCATGCAGGTGACGGGCGGAGCCATGACCCTGACCCTGGCCGATGTGCGTCCCGACGATCCCGTGCTGCCGCCGGGCGATTTGGGCAAGGCCGAGCGGTTCGTGCGGCTGACCGTGGCGGATACGGGACCGGGAATCGACCCCGACGTGGCCGAGCGCGTCTTCGACCCCTTCTTCACCACCAAGAAGCAGGGGGAGGGGACCGGCATGGGGCTGGCCATGGTCCACGGCATCGTCAAGCGGCATGACGGCTATGTGGAGCTGGAAAACCGGCCGGGCAGCGGCGCGGCCTTCCATGTTTTCCTGCCGCGCAGTTCCGAGACCGAGCGTCCGGACGCGGACATTCCCGCCGATCTGGTGTTCCGCGAGGGGCGCATCCTGTTCGTGGACGACGAGAAGCCGCTCACGGACATCGGCCGCGAGATGCTGGAGTCCTTCGGATTCCAGGTGGTCACGCGCACATCCTCCATCGAGGCACTGGAAGCCTTCAAGTTCCGGGCCGACGATTTCGACCTGATAATCACCGATCAATCCATGCCCAACATGACCGGCATGGAGTTCGCCCGCGAGGTCTTGAAGATTCGCGCGGACATCCCGATCATACTGTGCACGGGCTTTTCCGATGCGGTGTCCTACGACCGGCTGCGCGACATCGGCATCGGCGACTTCATCATGAAGCCAATCCTCAAGCACGATCTGATGGCTTCCATCAGCCGTCTGCTGTCCGGCGAATAA
- a CDS encoding HD-GYP domain-containing protein, protein MVDKNVPELRISVAQLKPGVFIRLEETNWFEHPFLFSNFKIRDDDQIALLRSLGITHVICIPEKCDVLPAVPAKGGETARPESEPVPREVIDRLWEVKKERTRRLKRKKERIAQCEERFNACIKAFNDILKGVTAGQADSVGDAVRFVSRMTGYFLDDRESTLHLMNVVDRGESAYSHPMNVAVLSMIVGKEAGLSEEEMTILGLGALFHDIGKDRIPKKILKKRGELTRPEKELIERHPAHGAAMLAAIDVFPREAATVTAQHHERMDGSGFPQKLAGDKIDRLARMVAIADAYDNHCNRPDPMESLTPYLALSYMFGQQKHLFDVQLLALFIRCLGVYPPGTVVELSNGEVGMVMAVNPKNQLNPSVMLYDPDVPKKEALIVDLADEPDLRVEKSIRLAQLSPEMLEYLSPRTRITYYVDPA, encoded by the coding sequence ATGGTGGACAAAAACGTGCCCGAACTCCGCATCTCGGTTGCCCAGCTCAAGCCGGGCGTCTTCATCCGGCTGGAAGAAACCAACTGGTTCGAGCACCCGTTCCTTTTCAGCAACTTCAAGATCAGGGACGATGACCAGATAGCCCTCCTACGGAGCCTGGGCATTACCCATGTAATCTGCATCCCTGAGAAATGCGACGTCCTGCCCGCCGTCCCGGCCAAGGGCGGGGAAACGGCCCGGCCCGAATCCGAGCCCGTGCCCCGCGAAGTCATCGACCGGCTGTGGGAGGTCAAGAAGGAGCGCACCCGCAGGCTGAAACGGAAGAAAGAGCGCATCGCCCAATGCGAGGAGCGCTTCAACGCCTGCATCAAGGCCTTCAACGACATCCTCAAGGGCGTGACCGCCGGGCAGGCCGATTCGGTCGGCGACGCCGTGCGTTTCGTCTCGCGCATGACCGGCTATTTCCTGGACGACCGCGAATCCACCCTGCACCTGATGAACGTGGTGGATCGGGGCGAATCCGCGTACTCGCACCCCATGAACGTGGCCGTGCTGTCCATGATCGTGGGCAAGGAGGCCGGTCTTTCCGAAGAGGAAATGACCATTCTGGGGCTGGGCGCACTGTTCCACGACATCGGCAAGGACCGCATCCCGAAGAAGATACTGAAGAAGCGCGGCGAGTTGACCCGGCCGGAAAAGGAACTCATCGAACGGCACCCCGCCCACGGCGCGGCCATGCTGGCGGCGATCGACGTCTTCCCGCGCGAGGCGGCCACGGTGACGGCCCAACACCACGAACGCATGGACGGTTCGGGCTTTCCCCAGAAGCTTGCCGGAGACAAGATAGACCGGCTGGCCCGCATGGTGGCCATTGCGGACGCCTACGACAACCACTGCAACCGGCCCGATCCCATGGAGTCCCTGACGCCCTACCTGGCCCTGTCCTATATGTTCGGGCAGCAGAAGCACCTCTTCGACGTCCAGTTGCTCGCCCTGTTCATCCGCTGCCTGGGCGTATACCCGCCCGGCACCGTTGTGGAGCTGTCCAACGGCGAGGTGGGCATGGTCATGGCCGTAAACCCCAAGAACCAGCTCAACCCGAGCGTGATGCTCTACGATCCGGACGTGCCCAAGAAGGAAGCCCTCATCGTGGACCTGGCCGACGAGCCGGACCTGCGCGTGGAAAAATCCATCCGTCTCGCCCAGCTCTCCCCGGAAATGCTCGAATACCTCTCCCCGCGTACACGCATCACCTACTACGTGGACCCCGCGTAG